In one Bradyrhizobium sp. 4 genomic region, the following are encoded:
- a CDS encoding AlpA family phage regulatory protein — MNERPIAFLRRPEVLRRTGLGKTTIRQMMLAKTFPKAVQLSEKCVGWREDLVEEWLRAKDEGRAITFDPQERKLLKGGGA, encoded by the coding sequence ATGAACGAGCGACCTATCGCTTTCCTTCGCCGGCCAGAAGTCCTGCGACGTACCGGTCTCGGCAAGACCACCATTAGGCAGATGATGCTGGCCAAGACTTTTCCTAAAGCGGTTCAGCTGTCGGAGAAATGCGTCGGCTGGCGCGAGGATCTTGTCGAAGAATGGCTGAGAGCGAAGGATGAGGGGAGGGCGATCACTTTCGATCCTCAGGAACGCAAGCTGCTGAAAGGGGGGGGCGCGTGA